CGAACAAGCACCCAAAAGCATCGCCCGCCCGATAGCGTTCATGGTCGAGCTTCTTGCCGCCATTCCGTCGGTGGTCTACGGACTATGGGGTATTTTCGTGCTCGCACCGTTCATTCGCAACTACCTCGGCCCGGTGCTTCAGGACAATCTCGGTTTTTTGCCTTTGTTTCAGGGCAGGCTGACCGGGATCGGGATGTTTACCGGCGGCATCATTCTTGCCCTGATGATCACGCCGATCATTACGGCGGTCGTTCGCGATGTTCTGGAAGCGGTGCCCAACACGCAGCGCGAGGCCGCACTCGCGCTTGGAGCGACGAAATGGGAAACGACGATGATCGTTCTTGGTAATGCTGCATCTGGTATTGCCGGAGCGGTCGTGCTCGGCCTTGGCCGAGCGGTCGGCGAAACGATGGCTGTCACGATGGTGATAGGGAATTCGCCGCAGATAACAGCCTCATTGTTCGAGCCCGCTTACACCATAGCTTCGGTGCTTGCGGCAAATTTTGCTGATGCGACCGAAGAGACCTATCTGAGCGCGCTGATCGAGATGGCGCTGGTTCTATTCCTTGTTACTGTGATCATCAATGCTTTGGCCAAGCTGATGATCATGAGCGTGGCGGGCAGAGCAAATGCGGCCAAACACGTTTAGTTGAATTATTGCGGCCAAGCCTAGAGACCGATGTCAGAAACTGTTTCGACAGGACATAGCAGAAGAAAGTTGGTCAATCTTGTAATGACCACACTTACCGCATTGTGCGCGACATTTGCGACGGCGGTGCTTTTGATCATCATCGGATACATTGCCTATCAGGGCATTTCTTCGCTCAGCATCGAGTTCATCACGGATACCCCAAAACCGGTCGGCGAAGGCGGCGGTATCGGCAACGCGATCGCGGGCTCGGCGATGATGACCGCGCTCGCTTCGCTGATCGGCCTGCCGATAGGGATCGCCGCAGGCGTTTATCTGGCCGAATTTGGCAAGAATTGGTTCGGAAACATTGTGCGGTTCGTGGCCGATACGTTGATCGGGGTGCCGTCGATAATCATCGGGATCTTTATTTATACGGCGATCGTAATGCCGATGGGCCGGCAGTCGGGCCTTGCCGGAGGCCTTGCTCTCGCGATCATAATGATCCCGATCGTTACACGTACGACCGAGGAAATGATCAACCTTGTGCCACATTCGATGCGCGAAGGAGCTCTCGCTCTCGGAGCACCGCAATGGCGCGTCTCGTGGAATATTGTGCTGCCGGCTGCGGCCTCAGGCATCGCGACCGGTGCGATGCTTTCGATCGCCCGCATCACGGGCGAAACGGCTCCGCTGCTGTTCACTGCCCTGAACAGCCGCTTTTACAATTTCTTCTATGATCAGCCGATGTCGTCGTTGACCGTACAGATCTACAATTTTGCGACCGGGCCATTCGAGGTCGAGCACGCAATGGCGTGGGCCGCGACCTTGCTTCTTGTCGGGCTTATTTTGTTTATCAATATCGTAGTCAGGTTTTTGACCCGGAAAAAATATTAGTGAGGGCACGGGCTCGAGCAACCAGATGGAAAGTAAGATCAGCATTTCGGACCTGAATTTTTTTTACGGCAAAGAGCAGGCGCTGTTTGATATTGCGCTTGAGATCCCTCACCGCGAGGTTGTCGCTTTCATCGGCCCGTCGGGCTGCGGTAAATCGACATTTTTGCGGACGCTCAACCGGATGAATGACACTATCCCGATAGCCAAGGTCTCGGGAACGGTAATGATCGACGGCGAGAACATCTACGCGCCCGGTACCGACGTCGTCGCACTTCGCAGAAAGGTCGGGATGGTCTTTCAGAAATCGAATCCGTTCCCGAAATCGATCTTTGAGAACGTCGCTTACGGTATACGGATCAACAACATTCACTCGAGCAAAACCGATCTTTCGAACCGGGTCGAGAAGGCGCTTCGTGACGCCGCTCTTTGGGATGAGGTCAAGGACAGGCTGACCACATCTGCTTTCGGCCTGTCCGGCGGACAGCAGCAGCGATTGTGCATCGCCCGGGCATTGGCGGTTCAGCCCGAGGTCATTCTAATGGACGAGCCTGCCTCGGCACTCGATCCGATCGCGACACAAAAGATCGAAGAACTGGTCGTTGAATTAAAGCGGCAATATACGATAGTCATCGTTACACATAACATGCAGCAGGCGGCACGAGTTTCGGACCGAACGGCTTTCTTCATGCTCGGGAAGCTTATTGAATATAATCCGACGCAAAAGATGTTTCAGAATCCGGACGAGAAGCTGACCGAAGATTATATTACCGGCCGTTTCGGATAACGCCGTACATATTCAGCTTTTGTGATCAACTTATTGTGGTAGATTAATACGAATGGAACGCAGGATCTTAGATCAACAACTTGATGTTTTGCGCGACAAGATACTCTTGCTCGGCGGCGCTACCGAGGCAGCCGTTCACCGTGCGATGCAGGCTCTGACCGAACGCGACAGCGTACTCGCCAAGCAGGTCCTCGAGGAAGATAAGGTCATTGACCAGATGGAACTCGAGATCGACAGGATGAGCATCGAGATACTCGCCCTTCAGCAGCCCGCGGCGCACGACCTGCGATTTGTCATCTCGGTCGCAAAGATCACGCCGATTCTCGAACGGATCGCCGATCATGCCGGCAGCATTGCCGAAGCTGCATTGATCTTGAACGACGAACCGCCGATCAAGAAAAGCTATGTCGAATTCCCGATGATGGCAAATACTGCGGCAGAAATGCTCCGGACCGCACTCGATGCGTTTACCCGAGAGGATTCGCAGGTATCGCGTGATGTGATCAAGCGCGACAAGGAGATCGACGAAAGCTATCGCCGCGTATTTAACGAACTGCTCGAGTTGATGATCGACGATCCGGCGGTCACGCCCGGAGCGGCTCACCTGCTATTCGTGGCGAAACACCTCGAGCGGATCGGCGACTACGTTAAAGACATCTGTGAGCTAAACGTTTATCTGCGCGAAGCTGCCTTTATAAAACACAGCCGCAAGTTCTAGCAATTCGAAAGTACGGCAATGTACCGCTCCTAATTCGAGCGGCTTTTTACATTTTTCCGTGTCAAGTTACTCTCATCGATAGACATACCCGATTCGCTTGGTTATATTTTAGGCGCAATCCCTCGAATTCAAATGGAGTGTTTAACAGATGGCGTTTAGCTTACTGCCCCGCGCCGACGTTTACTTTATTTTCTTTTCTCAAATGTCCGAGAAGATAATGGCAGCGTCCGGGATCTTGGTCGAAATGTTCGATAGCGAACCCGGCGATTTTTCGCCGTATACGAAGCGCATCAAGGACGTTGAACATGAATGCGACCAGATAATGCATGAGATCACGAC
The DNA window shown above is from Chloracidobacterium sp. and carries:
- a CDS encoding phosphate ABC transporter ATP-binding protein; this encodes MESKISISDLNFFYGKEQALFDIALEIPHREVVAFIGPSGCGKSTFLRTLNRMNDTIPIAKVSGTVMIDGENIYAPGTDVVALRRKVGMVFQKSNPFPKSIFENVAYGIRINNIHSSKTDLSNRVEKALRDAALWDEVKDRLTTSAFGLSGGQQQRLCIARALAVQPEVILMDEPASALDPIATQKIEELVVELKRQYTIVIVTHNMQQAARVSDRTAFFMLGKLIEYNPTQKMFQNPDEKLTEDYITGRFG
- the phoU gene encoding phosphate signaling complex protein PhoU, which encodes MERRILDQQLDVLRDKILLLGGATEAAVHRAMQALTERDSVLAKQVLEEDKVIDQMELEIDRMSIEILALQQPAAHDLRFVISVAKITPILERIADHAGSIAEAALILNDEPPIKKSYVEFPMMANTAAEMLRTALDAFTREDSQVSRDVIKRDKEIDESYRRVFNELLELMIDDPAVTPGAAHLLFVAKHLERIGDYVKDICELNVYLREAAFIKHSRKF
- the pstA gene encoding phosphate ABC transporter permease PstA, which produces MSETVSTGHSRRKLVNLVMTTLTALCATFATAVLLIIIGYIAYQGISSLSIEFITDTPKPVGEGGGIGNAIAGSAMMTALASLIGLPIGIAAGVYLAEFGKNWFGNIVRFVADTLIGVPSIIIGIFIYTAIVMPMGRQSGLAGGLALAIIMIPIVTRTTEEMINLVPHSMREGALALGAPQWRVSWNIVLPAAASGIATGAMLSIARITGETAPLLFTALNSRFYNFFYDQPMSSLTVQIYNFATGPFEVEHAMAWAATLLLVGLILFINIVVRFLTRKKY
- the pstC gene encoding phosphate ABC transporter permease subunit PstC, coding for MARSGTLGDKVYRTVLLAAAISILLIVAAVLYMMVQNSLPTIQRFGAGFLFASEWNPSQEKFGALPFIYGTVVSSILALILAVPISLGIAIFLVEQAPKSIARPIAFMVELLAAIPSVVYGLWGIFVLAPFIRNYLGPVLQDNLGFLPLFQGRLTGIGMFTGGIILALMITPIITAVVRDVLEAVPNTQREAALALGATKWETTMIVLGNAASGIAGAVVLGLGRAVGETMAVTMVIGNSPQITASLFEPAYTIASVLAANFADATEETYLSALIEMALVLFLVTVIINALAKLMIMSVAGRANAAKHV